Below is a genomic region from Kazachstania africana CBS 2517 chromosome 9, complete genome.
GCATGCTGATGTAAGGGTCCAACGGAATTGGGAAAAAGCGTACTCAAATATTTGGGATATGCCATGCGGTAAAGCACAACAGTCAATCGTAGTAGATGATGGTACGTGCAAAACTGATTATGCGAAAGATTTATGAAAATGGCGGCACGAAACTCTACACTGTTCATtcattttataaaattacaaaattataGAAGGTGTTGCGGCTATTCAAGGTCAAACATTTTGTTAGTGCCTTTAAAAATTATATCATATAGAATTGTACATCAAAGTAAAATTAGCAACTTAACAATTTATCACTATAAGTACGAGTAGTATAAACTTATAATCCTTTGtaatcaataaaaaatatttattccATGTAAAAAAGTTGTACGTCAGATCCAGTATCTCATTGAGTCCAATAACACTTACATAGTAAATTCTTAACGAGACTTCCGGAGCTTGTATATCATTAGTGTCTCCACATGTGTACACCTTATAATAAGCAGCTTTCCACGTACCATTAACATCATTTGCCAAAATCTCATTTAGCTGATTTTTATGTCCTCGACTAGTATCGAGGCTCTGAGTTCTTCTGGTTGGCACAAAAATCGAGTGCAAGAAGTCCAGTGCATCATAGAGAGTACACTGGAAAGTCCTGATGTTTTGTAACTATCGAATTTATCGTATTGACTGCGGGCATTATTGATAATGTTCCTATAAATTCAGAAAAGGAGTCatatattgaatgataCACCTAGGAAGTCCTCTCGTTCTGTAAGTAAATTGGGGCTTGGTCAAATTTATCTTGGCTAATGGGTTGTCAATTTGGTACTATTTTCCGGACTCTGATTGAGAATGGtgatcaaataataaatcagCAACATAAGATAGGTCATACAGACCATTAGTGCTTTCCAATGCTTAAACTGCCTTCTTCTAACTGCAGTGGATTTGACACCTTTTAACGTTCCATTTGGTATTCCTTCAAAATACCAGTGAATGtatattgatattaaatTAAGAACGAGACTTGTCGCCAAATTACTTACCGAACTTGCACAATCTAGAGATGCAGAATCCTCATGGTTATTCTTACAGATACTACGTGTGTCTATCGCAGCTTCAATAGTTGTACTGGATGATGCGACAAAAGAAGCCCACCACGCTGCTTTTATTACAACAAGTTTATCGTCCGGAAAATAGGCATAAGCCGTCGTGACAATTAAATGAATGTAATCATAATCGGGAACTGTTGCAAGGGCAACAACAATAAAAGAAGCAAagcaaaataaagaaaaaaaacgCATTGTTATTTTTCGCTCAGGCTAATAGTTCTTGCTAT
It encodes:
- the KAFR0I02955 gene encoding uncharacterized protein — encoded protein: MRFFSLFCFASFIVVALATVPDYDYIHLIVTTAYAYFPDDKLVVIKAAWWASFVASSSTTIEAAIDTRSICKNNHEDSASLDCASSVSNLATSLVLNLISIYIHWYFEGIPNGTLKGVKSTAVRRRQFKHWKALMVCMTYLMLLIYYLITILNQSPENSTKLTTH